A region of the Stieleria neptunia genome:
CATCACGCACCGTGACATCAAACCCGAGAACATCATGTGGTCCAAGGCGGGGTCGGTCAAAGTTGCCGACTTCGGACTGGCCCGATTGGGCGACGACGTGGACGGCAGTCGCGCCGATTTGACCCAGGCCGGACTGACCCTCGGGACGCCGCGGTACATGAGTCCGGAACAGGTCCAAGGTCGGCCGGTGGACCCGCGCAGCGATTTGTATTCGCTGGGCGTGACCATGTATCACCTGTTGTCCGGACGCCCTCCGTTTGAAGCCGACGATCCGCTCGCACTGGCGTTTGCCCATGTCAACGAAACGCCCAAGCCCCTCGATCGCGTTCGCGGTGACAAAGATGTCCCGGAATGGTTGATCGCGATCATCGCCAAGCTGCTCCGCAAGGACCCGTCCGAACGCTTTCAATCCCCCGGCGAGCTGCTCGACGCGCTGACCGGTGACGACGCGGCCCAACGCAGCAACACGCGTCGCTTGGCCGGAGCGGCCACCGCGACGGCGCGATTGCAACGGGTCGCCGATGAGGAAAAACGTAATCGTGCTCGGGGGCGAAAACGTTTGTTCGCACTCAGCCTGGTTCCGATCCTGGCCGTCGGACTGGGGATCGCCACGGCATCTCAAGTCAAACGCCCCACCGTGTCGGAGCTATTGGGCCCCGACCCAGTCCCTCAGCGGGGGTCGATCGAAGAACAGTATTTGGAAGCCGCCGAGCGAGACGACGTCCAGGGCTGGAAAGCGATTGAAACCTATTTCCCCCCCGGCGACAGCGCCGTCATGCAGGCCTATGTCAGCAAGGCGAAATTGCAGCTCGCCCGGCTGTATCTGGAGCAAAACCGAATCGCCGAAGCCGACGCTACGCTGGTCGAGTTGCTCAACAGTCCGACCACCGATCGGAAATATCGCCTGATCGCGCTGGCCCGACGGGTCCAGGCGGCCAAGCAGACGGGGGACAAATTGCGCGTCGACGAAGCGAAACGACAACTCAAAGCCGCCTATGCGGACATCAAGTCGTCCAATGCGGCGGCCATCAACCTGTTCGAGGCCATGTTTTCCGGACGCGAACGGCTGGATCTGGGAATCGAACCCGAGCCGGCCGAATAAAATTTCACCCGGGGATCGATCGAGCTAAACTAGAACGCCTCGCGTTTTGGGGAACCCTTGCTACACACCGTTTTTCAGTCCAGACATGCTGTATTTTATTCCTTGGGCCGTCTTGATGTTGGCCGTCATCGTCGCCGTTCCGGTCGCCGCAAAAATGGCGTCCGGCGGGCGCGTTGCAAAGTCAGACAATGGCGACGCCGAAATGGATGAACAGGCCGAATCCGAGGACAGTGGCGATGACCAAGACGTGCTCGAAGATGACTTCGGCGGCGGCGACGTCGAACCGCTCGAAGACGACGCCTTCGAAGAGCTGAAGTGAGTGCACGCCGCATGCACAGCATGCCCTACGCTAGACAGTCACACTCGCCGACAATCCGCTCCACCGCCGCGAGCGTCTCGGGCGTCATGACCCGCGTCCCCACCAGTTCCCGAATCTGTTCTTCACGGCGTGCCCCGACCAGCGCCGCGGTCACGCCCGGTTGGGAGATCGCCCAGCCGACGGCCAGCTGCGCGACGCTTTGTTCGATTTCCCCGCCCAGCGTTTTCAAACGGTCAACCGCGTCGTGAATCCGACGACGCGTCTCGCCTTGAAAGATCGCATAGCCCGGCCGGCTGTCGCCTTTTTCGAACACGTGGTCGCGGGTGATCTTTCCGGCCAACAAGCCTTTCATCAATGTCCAGAAAACGTAGACGTCCCGACCGGCTGATTGCGCCGGCTGGATCAACTTGACAACGCTCGCGCGCTGAACCAAATTCAACGGACACTGGATCGCATCGGCGGGGACCGATGCGGCGAACTGTTGGATTTGTTCGGGCGATGCGTTGCAGATCCCGACGCGTTTGCAGATCCCCCGCGCTTGCAGCCGTGCCATCGCCGCCGCCGATGATTCCAAGGGAACGTTCGGATCGGGCTGATGCAAGAACAGGGTGTCGATCGAATCGATCCCCATTCGTTGTAACGACTCTTCGGCGTCGAGCGTCAACTGCTGTGGAGAGCCGTCGACGATGCGTTTGCGTTGCTCGGTCCAACGCTGGCCGACTTTGCCCATCACGGTGAATCGATCGCGCCGGCTGCGAACACACTCGCCGAGCAATCGATCGCTCTCTCCGTCGTAGCCGTAGCTGTACGCGGTGTCGAAGGTGGTGATCCCGGCGTCGATCGCCGCGGACAGTGTCGCCCTGGCATCATCACGTGTGACGCCGATCGTCGTGATGCCGGCGATCGGCCATAGACCCAAGACAAGTTTTGAAGTTGGCATGTTGGTGAAGACTCGTTGGAAACAAGTGACAAAGTGGGGTAAGCATCCTGCTTGCCACCCTCGCCGGCTCTGCCGGCGCGCTCGTGCGGCGAAGCCTTTCCTCGTTCCCAGGCTCCGCCCTACTCCGTGAACGATTTCTTTTCTGTTTTTGACGAGGTTGTAGCGGCAGGGCGCAAGCGGGCTGTCGGTTGAGTGAGTGAGCCGCGGGCGCGTAAGCGGCCGGGCATCCAGGCGCCCGCCCGAGGCCTTACGGCCAGCGGCTCACCATTGCCTCGACCAATCCCACTCAATCGACAGCCCGCGAACTCTCCGGCTTGCGAGTTTTTGCCAACACACCGGAGGGCTCGCGCCCTGCCGCTAACATATCGTTCACGGCGTTGGGCGGAGCCCGGGAACAAGGGTCGAGCGCGCAAAAAAACGCATGGCCGGATCGACCACGCGTTTCTGAAAGTTCGTTCAATCGGTTCGGTTCGCGAAGAGTCCTTTTGATCCCGGATGACGCAAAGAGCTTCCAACCGGCCGATATCGCTGTCGCGTCCCCTAGTAGTCGATCGAAGCTCCCAGGCTGACGCCTTGGACCCAGTGACTGCCTTCGACGATGTCGTAGGCGACCGGCGTCACGTTGGCACCGATGTTGCCGGTGTCACGATTGCGATTGATCTGGTCGCCCGCCATCGCCACGTTGTCGAAGTACAAGAACGTGTAGCCGACGGTGAACGAGACGTGATCGCGGAACCGGTAACCGATGGTGAAGTCCATTTCGGGGATGAACGTGAACACATCTTGGGTTTGCGTTCCCTGTTCGTCGTTGATCAGGATGCTCGAGTTCTGGGTTGAAACGGGTGCGTTGAGCAAGAAGTCGGTCGTCGTGCCCACCTTGCGGACCGTTTGTTCCATGTTCCCCAAGTGAACCTTGGTCAGGGCTCGGGCCGTCCAACGTCCGCGAGCGACCATCGATTCAAAGCCGAGTTGACCACCGTTGAAGCGGTTTTCGGTTTCGAACAAGCTGGAGAAGGCGGTCGCAGCAAGGTTCGGGTTTCGGCCGGCGTCCTCGTCACGCCGAAAGCTGCTGATCGAGATCATGTCGTCCAGCTCGGCGTAGGTGTAACCGGCGATGAACTCCAGACGCGATGACTTGTTGTGGCAGAACGTCATCCGGGCATAACCATCGGCCATGAACAAATCCGTGGCGTATTCCGCTTGGACATTGCCGGAGAACAAGTTCTGTTGACTGATGATGACCGAGTCCTCTTGTGCCGTGCCCGGATTGAATCGGGGGACGAAGTAGTAGGGTCGGCCGAGCGAACGTGACGTCGCATCGGTTTGGTCACCGCTGGCGGAGTAGTCGTCGCCGTTTTCGCTGAGCCAGAGGGTGCGTCCGCCGATACCGAAGCTGTCGGTCAGGTAGCGTCCAACGTCCGTGCGAATGCCGCCGGAAAGGCCGCCATCGAGATCGTCGCCGAACTCCACGGTAGCTGCCGGCAAGACGGGAAACACGCCCGGCGCGGCAGAGGTCACCAGCGGTGGCGCCTGTCGCTCGGCGTGAAACATCAACATCGCTTCGGCACGCATCCAGCCGTCTTTGCCGCACAGGTTGAACAGACCGGCTAAGCCGCCGCCGCCCTTGCTGCCACACATGCTGTCGCAGCCGACACCATCGCAGCCGGGGCTGTCGCAGCTATCGCAGCCGCCGATCGCTTTCTTCAAACCGCCGTCAAAGAAGCCGGCCGGCTGCAGATCACCGACGGTCACGGGAGCGTAATCGCTGATCGGTGCAACGGGAGCGGCAAACGGGGAACCAACGTGCACCGGTGCATCGGAGGCGACATCGCCGACGAATGCTTGTGGGGAATCGTTGGCGGGTACATACTGATTGTTGTCAGCCTGGGCCGACGCTGAGGCGGACAGCAACAGCGCTGCCAGGGTCATGCCTCGAAAGTTTTTCTTCATTTTTGTAGTCTCGCGCAGTCCGGGATTACTGGAACGACTGGTATAAGACGATCGACGGAAACGAGCGTTAGATCGAGAACGTCCCTTATGGTGCTTAAAGTCGGCGTATCCCTCCCAACTTCAACACTCAAACTGCCTGGACTTTCCAAAGTGCGGGAAAAACAGTGTTTTCAGCGGTAGACTGGGGTTCGCCGATCGCCCCCAGCACTCTGCTTTTGCTAAATCTTTTCGCAAATTGGTCCCCTAAACAGCTCGATGACCGACCAAGACACCGGCCGAAACGACGCCAGATCGAGCCGCCAGCCCGATCCGACCGATCCCGTGGACACCCAAAGCGAGCCTCCCACCGGAAGCCGCAATACGATCGTCGAACCGGTCTCCGCCCCCGAACCGGTCAGCGAACCCGAGCAAGTCGCCGAACCCGAACCGATTGCCGCACCCGAGCCGGTCGAACGAAAGGTCGTCCAAGCGACCGAAATCATCCCCGCCGACAAGCCTCGCGGCGACGCCGGCACTCCCGGCGGCGCATCCAGCACTCCCCCGGCCACCGTCGCCCCGGAGCGATTTCAGTCGGTCGGCACCAAGTCGATGTCAATCTTCTCCGGTGGCGGCTTCCACCCCAAAATGGTGCGTTGGAAGCGGATGCTCACCGAGATCAATGAACTCGAACCGACGCTGCAACCGGAGTCCGACAACGACCTTCGCAAACGCTCGTTGGCGCTGCGTTACCGCGCCATGGCCGGCGAAAAACTGGCCAAGCTACTTCCCGAGGCCTATGCCTTGGTCCGTGAAGCCGGCCGGCGAACGCTCGGCATGCGGCACTACGACGTGCAAATGATCGGCGGCATTTCGCTGTTCGAAAGCCACATCGCGGAAATGCAGACCGGTGAAGGAAAGACCTTGACCGCCACGCTGCCGCTGTACCTGCATTCCCTGGTCGGCAAGGGCGCCCACCTGGCAACGGTCAACGATTATTTGGCCAAACGGGACGCCGAATGGATGACGCCGATCTACAACTTGCTGGGCGTCAGCGTCGGAATCATCCAAACGCCCGACGACCAAGGGTCCCGACGCAAATCTTATGGCTCGGCGGTCACCTA
Encoded here:
- a CDS encoding protein kinase domain-containing protein, coding for MNKTAPNDDSSDEHSRNDDTIETRHASGQQRAGATNDDSVADSGADNDSGAAEPKPLPLSTASLVGSRLAGYLILSRLGRGGMADVYAARDMALERDVAIKVLRPDLARDRDYITRFRREAKAAAKLNHSNIVQIYEVGEDASRHYIAQELISGQNLREYLERSGVVDPEQAIEILYGVASALDAAAIEGITHRDIKPENIMWSKAGSVKVADFGLARLGDDVDGSRADLTQAGLTLGTPRYMSPEQVQGRPVDPRSDLYSLGVTMYHLLSGRPPFEADDPLALAFAHVNETPKPLDRVRGDKDVPEWLIAIIAKLLRKDPSERFQSPGELLDALTGDDAAQRSNTRRLAGAATATARLQRVADEEKRNRARGRKRLFALSLVPILAVGLGIATASQVKRPTVSELLGPDPVPQRGSIEEQYLEAAERDDVQGWKAIETYFPPGDSAVMQAYVSKAKLQLARLYLEQNRIAEADATLVELLNSPTTDRKYRLIALARRVQAAKQTGDKLRVDEAKRQLKAAYADIKSSNAAAINLFEAMFSGRERLDLGIEPEPAE
- a CDS encoding aldo/keto reductase, producing the protein MPTSKLVLGLWPIAGITTIGVTRDDARATLSAAIDAGITTFDTAYSYGYDGESDRLLGECVRSRRDRFTVMGKVGQRWTEQRKRIVDGSPQQLTLDAEESLQRMGIDSIDTLFLHQPDPNVPLESSAAAMARLQARGICKRVGICNASPEQIQQFAASVPADAIQCPLNLVQRASVVKLIQPAQSAGRDVYVFWTLMKGLLAGKITRDHVFEKGDSRPGYAIFQGETRRRIHDAVDRLKTLGGEIEQSVAQLAVGWAISQPGVTAALVGARREEQIRELVGTRVMTPETLAAVERIVGECDCLA
- a CDS encoding BBP7 family outer membrane beta-barrel protein — encoded protein: MKKNFRGMTLAALLLSASASAQADNNQYVPANDSPQAFVGDVASDAPVHVGSPFAAPVAPISDYAPVTVGDLQPAGFFDGGLKKAIGGCDSCDSPGCDGVGCDSMCGSKGGGGLAGLFNLCGKDGWMRAEAMLMFHAERQAPPLVTSAAPGVFPVLPAATVEFGDDLDGGLSGGIRTDVGRYLTDSFGIGGRTLWLSENGDDYSASGDQTDATSRSLGRPYYFVPRFNPGTAQEDSVIISQQNLFSGNVQAEYATDLFMADGYARMTFCHNKSSRLEFIAGYTYAELDDMISISSFRRDEDAGRNPNLAATAFSSLFETENRFNGGQLGFESMVARGRWTARALTKVHLGNMEQTVRKVGTTTDFLLNAPVSTQNSSILINDEQGTQTQDVFTFIPEMDFTIGYRFRDHVSFTVGYTFLYFDNVAMAGDQINRNRDTGNIGANVTPVAYDIVEGSHWVQGVSLGASIDY